A single Anopheles funestus chromosome 2RL, idAnoFuneDA-416_04, whole genome shotgun sequence DNA region contains:
- the LOC125766574 gene encoding uncharacterized protein LOC125766574 isoform X2: protein MATITTITKSGPGPAPAVPTTAQFKSHVYSKYRELLGSYNDKANDILQTYPAYRVREDKGFALGGETYGGPPQQSTIGNSARRIQAQLPAEPPACVQNAMMRRDKQPFTYTPGGIDLSQIKSPRMAKRISRNANSEGVTGQPKVSPLAQNNGSNHNGNGTSNGSSVSPAATLGAAAMGMPFQVFPTGPPAPPPPPPPTGRVVPSNGGNRSVPPPPPPPGPGPALPTASSSEARKSPRPQSFEPPPMGMRPEIKIPPNPMASLRKAPRPQPKNDFWIEEYRREKQQDEPQIPRPVPPSYSYTNRDLDDEVAKNTFNRTDELTVRGDPLAQQKRSPSPSNLTKPLENGSRGSSSIKTPPVYGQSPVPANLPPPITPTKVSTPITQPSPTTKDSPPPVRPKPSPSPVSTYQSTNNTTQSVGSAGKDQTTGVKNTAQVGYGPVAPPPPPPPLPSSAQKDSQSSASSGVSPSVSSTSSTGPSSAPQSPAKPVSTQRPAAQALGSLYIPPIHEVFANSKQSLLTQASPPWMSSRHNSLKEQPEWVHKDEQDSATNSNGESTSSNSQQQSNEQQSPQSQLQEQYKPQTSVSQRAPSATRESVPSATKSVDSIVTAPAPVSARPSPSVPSQQLTQNNIRPAAADVSVPVQQQSTPASVQQQQQYAQQVQQAARSVGPPVSQTTVTMPVNRGYPQQAPVYAQAQPVYSTQPSAGTQKERIIPIQIEKSPVQAPVTAPNFAPPPYYSPSAQYGPAGANSSMQSPIPVGFATPHRFTTPTAMFTNPNHFVNQGYNNISYPPTPTGQPQPHPLYQHHQHYPPPQTPPVLHHPMHPQPQQQQQQQQQQRMQQQHTPPQQQPNVTNVRIVPIKVEGAEHTVRGPLSNTPAIIQSGDRSYVIHDIPLEAKLRFLKNRLSDPRSSSNTQSWNGNSAPNQSRSFRVLQQITDTLDEAEAEMNAKDQSNGQSSVADQTDGTKQQQSFGRSGGAVNAAQQQDMAEGQLRRLQLSNEDKALMNRVKNQVDGEVYLHNEEDPRYRGAAIPSKAFRYLQNMTDSGQAANQSNNGSGNRAQQMFNRGNYSDSDGDTQQQSQQYVPPSEQKVEEPKKYTGGSIPSRSFKMLQAMTDAPADPNSSDSEGPSVKLPHGSGTDIRYSPYPYPPQPYFCCPNPNWHYYDPTTNPQYYPPHHPPPPHAPGYYYPPMPPPGHFDRGGGYYGGYMSPHHFYYAQEPCSPCTPPPYYQLSQPQTAYCETIPNEAIHTYVITTPPPRIVVTPTPDDSCSDSELQAIKEQLGELRNVPGEFAGVEPTDYGGPIPLTRSQSSLKRLSERLTNFNNGFSEPDSPKSSVRCSPCSPLNERYRTYEESTSSVPSSQSEASDSEDEDTSKPKAVSRTQLQTNGHAKDTDTVRVNGSRALAKEKTPEKKNNVEDDEEDEDEEDEDEEEEEGEAESEEEETVGYGANGEPPVDEHLPHQLSVIFEEESMYGQSTVASRRTSVCSNSSTLSDCSSTLANDLDDEKDVDGQPSGNRTDDDIDRIDETDMEKSLVSVRLPLKLSFSKSPNNEDIATLVVGESEITGSKEKLTGCNRSVQEPEDDSGDESDTEEEEESENESESSSEEETDTDGKNKASPQKTEENNVAEKLSNETDTDVTVTITIPSLSGKGKPNERDSLSRPEAVKHEAPVKAPFKIDYEEASEVSVSVSLPLKPKGSSSGDIVKQPDREETLNEKLSNEENGNGAAGEDEEEVDFWSQIGDEDDYQRPVRSYSRDMWSSREFSVDRQSVWSQDAEEDEEASTTGTTDFWSAENGPTEASDLWNFGKHSSPLPLVRNGKNEMVQDESKDSLEFWQKENERLVKDLYERRASEIGYQGMLTSGFVKDENNNKTCVPQDNTGGVKTELQNDRKTEDHSEEEAEDGSDSESDNDSEEYETSNTSKEDSEAEQDVGDVLSKQEDTLDSMKKLKDEQMPSVNGTADIKGAIMSQDDGSVVDKVEKDKKLSVKERISLFETQAVPSLEVTSNGRGTVTPTMGSRLRPLSRQRQFCEESEAEDDSGVTSDMSKHISEVETDSECFPEMRKMTRYQRAATHSRLFKLLQDESNNGDSEDEEASEDNSKEQEQNRSNMKQHDAGTREENTTNPKMVINPIVNGASRKTPEEPGSMVGNVTEGRRDRLTLPISHQSSSGNDSLSSSTSSASPVSGTLQNEKLAEELVQSLLMKKKGRLFRNLPLEKLHAAALKILQEDLESNGTISSTEDNMATVDSTPALTPQEFKSEYPTSYSDYYDTWCSDAVVQPNGCYSDTGSDCGMVKMFRTVPEHQLALAKKDSRVNAGNGHWSPRCPRVFSNKNIPRLMGVRESDVVEPPSRGSRPPSRASNSRSPFTVITPAVGMFNASSPMDDCPNRANTANRQFKLQ, encoded by the exons CTACGGTGGACCCCCCCAACAGTCGACGATCGGTAACTCGGCACGTCGGATACAGGCACAGCTACCGGCAGAACCGCCGGCCTGCGTACAGAATGCCATGATGCGGCGGGATAAACAACCATTCACCTACACACCGGGCGGTATCGATCTGTCCCAGATCAAATCGCCCCGTATGGCGAAGCGAATATCCAGAAACGCCAACTCGGAAGGTGTCACCGGTCAGCCCAAAGTGTCTCCATTGGCACAG AACAATGGTTCCAATCACAACGGCAACGGCACCAGCAACGGAAGTTCCGTGTCACCGGCGGCTACGCTCGGTGCAGCAGCAATGGGTATGCCCTTTCAGGTATTTCCTACAGGACCTCCAgcaccaccgccgccaccaccaccgacggGGCGTGTAGTTCCGTCGAACGGTGGCAACAGATCCGTCCCACCGCCGCCACCTCCACCCGGTCCGGGTCCTGCACTACCCACGGCCAGTAGCTCGGAAGCTCGAAAATCCCCAAGACCACAGAGTTTCGAGCCACCGCCGATGGGTATGCGGCCCGAAATTAAGATACCACCGAATCCGATGGCGAGTCTGCGCAAAGCACCGAGACCACAGCCCAAGAACGACTTCTGGATAGAGGAGTACCGGCGGGAGAAGCAGCAGGACGAGCCTCAGATTCCTCGACCCGTACCACCCAGCTACAGCTACACGAACAGAGATCTAGACGACGAAG TTGCTAAGAACACATTCAATCGCACAGACGAGCTCACTGTCCGTGGTGACCCATTGGCACAGCAGAAACGATCACCAAGCCCATCCAATCTAACTAAACCGCTCGAGAACGGTTCTCGCGGGTCATCGTCGATCAAAACCCCACCCGTCTACGGACAGAGTCCGGTGCCGGCAAACCTTCCACCACCGATCACGCCGACCAAAGTGTCGACTCCTATCACGCAACCTTCGCCAACTACCAAAGATTCCCCGCCACCCGTGCGCCCCAAACCATCACCCTCGCCTGTGTCCACGTACCAGTCCACTAACAACACTACACAGTCCGTTGGCAGTGCTGGCAAGGATCAGACCACGGGCGTGAAGAACACGGCCCAGGTCGGGTATGGTCCAGTTGCTccgccaccacctccaccaccgctaCCATCATCGGCACAGAAAGACTCACAGTCGTCCGCCTCGTCCGGTGTGTCTCCATCCGTTTCATCCACCTCATCCACAGGCCCATCATCTGCTCCACAATCACCAGCCAAACCGGTCAGCACACAGAGACCCGCTGCTCAGGCCCTTGGTTCACTCTATATACCGCCAATACACGAGGTGTTTGCCAATAGTAAGCAAAGTCTCTTAACTCAAGCGAGTCCACCATGGATGTCATCGCGGCACAATAGCCTGAAGGAGCAGCCCGAATGGGTGCACAAGGACGAGCAAGATTCGGCCACGAACAGTAACGGTGAAAGTACCAGCAGCAACTCTCAGCAACAGTCAAACGAACAACAGTCACCGCAGTCACAGCTGCAAGAGCAGTACAAACCACAAACATCTGTGTCGCAGAGGGCGCCAAGCGCCACCAGGGAGAGTGTACCATCCGCTACTAAATCCGTTGATTCTATCGTCACAGCACCGGCACCGGTGTCGGCTAGACCGTCTCCGTCCGTGCCGTCGCAACAGCTCACACAGAACAACATCAGACCAGCTGCGGCCGATGTGTCCGTCCCGGTACAGCAACAGTCTACACCGGCGTCggtacagcaacagcaacagtacgCCCAGCAGGTTCAGCAAGCGGCCCGGTCGGTAGGGCCACCAGTGTCGCAAACCACGGTTACGATGCCCGTAAACCGTGGCTATCCGCAACAAGCTCCAGTGTATGCACAGGCGCAACCTGTGTACTCTACTCAGCCATCGGCAGGAACACAGAAG GAACGTATCATACCGATACAGATTGAAAAGTCTCCGGTACAAGCACCAGTAACGGCCCCGAATTTTGCACCACCGCCATACTACAGCCCTAGCGCACAGTACGGTCCGGCCGGTGCCAACAGCAGTATGCAGTCACCGATCCCGGTTGGATTTGCGACACCGCACA GATTCACCACACCAACGGCCATGTTTACCAATCCGAACCATTTCGTGAACCAAGGCTACAACAACATCAGCTATCCACCGACACCGACCGGGCAGCCGCAACCGCATCCGCTCTACCAACACCATCAGCACTATCCGCCACCACAAACGCCACCAGTTCTTCATCATCCGATGCATCCGCaaccccagcagcagcagcagcagcagcagcagcaacgcatgcaacagcagcacacgCCGCCACAGCAACAACCGAATGTGACGAACGTGCGCATCGTACCGATCAAGGTGGAGGGTGCCGAACATACCGTCCGTGGACCACTGTCCAACACGCCGGCCATCATTCAAAG TGGTGATCGTAGCTACGTCATTCACGATATCCCGCTAGAAGCTAAGCTTCGCTTTCTTAAAAATAGACTCAG CGATCctcgaagcagcagcaacactcAATCATGGAATGGTAACAGTGCACCGAACCAGTCACGTTCGTTCCGAGTGCTGCAGCAAATAACGGACACGCTGGACGAAGCGGAGGCCGAAATGAACGCAAAGGATCAATCCAATGGTCAGTCTAGCGTAGCCGACCAAACCGACGGCACCAAACAGCAGCAATCTTTCGGACGTTCTGGTGGTGCGGTTAATGCGGCTCAACAGCAGGACATGGCAGAAGGACAGCTGCGTCGATTACAGCTCAGCAACGAAGATAAGGCTCTGATGaatagagtaaaaaatcaag TCGACGGAGAAGTTTATCTCCATAACGAAGAAGATCCTCGCTATCGCGGTGCGGCCATACCGTCCAAAGCGTTCAGGTATCTGCAGAACATGACCGATAGCGGTCAGGCTGCGAACCAAAGCAACAACG GCTCTGGTAATCGTGCACAGCAGATGTTCAACCGTGGAAACTATAGCGATTCAG ATGGAGATACGCAGCAACAATCGCAGCAGTATGTGCCACCGAGCGAACAGAAGGTGGAAGAACCAAAGAAGTACACCGGTGGTTCCATCCCGAGCCGTTCGTTCAAGATGCTCCAGGCAATGACGGACGCACCAG CCGATCCAAATTCCTCCGACAGTGAGGGTCCTAGTGTAAAGCTGCCTCACGGCAGCGGCACAGACATTCGATATTCTCCCTATCCCTATCCACCGCAACCCTACTTTTGCTGTCCTAATCCCAATTGGCATTACTACGATCCCACCACTAACCCTCAGTACTATCCACCCCATCATCCGCCACCACCTCATGCACCCGGTTACTATTATCCGCCCATGCCACCGCCCGGTCACTTTGATCGGGGTGGCGGGTATTACGGTGGGTACATGTCTCCGCATCACTTTTACTACGCACAAGAACCGTGCTCTCCGTGCACACCGCCTCCGTACTATCAGCTAAGCCAGCCGCAGACGGCTTACTGCGAGACAATCCCGAACGAGGCAATTCACACGTACGTGATCACAACGCCTCCTCCGCGCATCGTCGTTACACCGACACCGGACGATTCTTGCTCCGATAGTGAGCTGCAAGCGATCAAAGAACAGCTCGGCGAGCTGCGCAATGTGCCCGGCGAGTTTGCCGGGGTAGAACCGACCGACTACGGTGGTCCCATCCCTTTGACGCGTTCGCAATCTAGTCTGAAGCGGTTGTCCGAGCGCTTGACTAATTTTAACAACGGGTTCAGTGAGCCAGATAGCCCCAAGTCCTCTGTGCGCTGCTCACCATGCAGTCCACTGAACGAGCGGTATCGTACGTACGAGGAAAGTACATCTTCGGTACCTTCGTCTCAGTCTGAGGCTTCAGACTCGGAAGACGAAGATACATCCAAGCCCAAGGCAGTGAGCAGAACTCAATTGCAAACCAATGGCCATGCGAAGGATACGGATACGGTCCGTGTGAATGGGTCTCGTGCTTTAGCCAAAGAGAAAACTCCCGAAAAGAAGAACAATGTTGAGGATGATGAGGAAGATGAGGAcgaagaagatgaagatgaagaagaggaagagggTGAAGCAGAAAGTGAAGAGGAAGAAACAGTGGGATACGGTGCAAACGGTGAGCCACCGGTTGACGAACATTTGCCACACCAACTGAGCGTGATCTTCGAGGAGGAAAGTATGTACGGACAGTCAACCGTGGCTAGCAGACGTACCAGCGTGTGCAGCAACAGTTCTACGCTGAGTGACTGCTCTTCTACGCTGGCCAACGATTTAGACGATGAGAAGGATGTTGATGGTCAACCGAGCGGCAACCGTACCGACGATGATATCGATCGTATAGACGAGACGGATATGGAAAAGTCGCTGGTTTCGGTACGTCTACCGCTGAAGCTATCGTTTAGTAAATCGCCCAACAATGAGGATATAGCAACGCTGGTCGTTGGAGAAAGTGAAATTACCGGATCGAAAGAGAAGCTCACTGGTTGTAATCGATCTGTACAAGAGCCCGAAGACGACAGTGGTGACGAGAGTGACAcagaggaggaggaagagtcCGAGAATGAAAGTGAGTCGAGTTCAGAGGAAGAAACTGATACCGATGGAAAGAATAAGGCGAGCCCTCAGAAGACGGAAGAGAACAATGTAGCTGAAAAGCTGTCCAATGAGACGGATACCGATGTTACGGTGACCATCACTATTCCATCGCTTTCGGGTAAGGGTAAGCCGAATGAACGCGATAGTTTGAGTCGTCCAGAAGCAGTGAAGCATGAGGCACcggtaaaagctccctttaaAATCGACTACGAAGAAGCATCGGAAGTATCGGTGTCAGTGTCGTTACCGCTGAAGCCCAAGGGTAGTTCTTCTGGTGATATCGTCAAGCAGCCAGACCGGGAAGAGACATTGAACGAGAAGCTATcgaatgaagaaaatggaaatggtgcTGCTGGCGAAGACGAGGAAGAGGTTGACTTTTGGAGTCAAATTGGTGATGAAGATGACTATCAACGACCGGTGCGATCCTACTCAAGGGACATGTGGAGTAGTCGAGAGTTTAGCGTTGATCGTCAGAGTGTTTGGAGTCAGGACGcagaagaagatgaagaagcgAGCACTACTGGTACGACCGATTTCTGGAGTGCCGAGAATGGTCCCACGGAGGCGTCCGATCTGTGGAACTTTGGTAAACATAGTTCGCCATTGCCATTGGTGCGTAATGGTAAGAACGAAATGGTACAAGATGAAAGTAAGGATTCGTTGGAATTCTGGCAGAAGGAGAACGAGCGACTGGTGAAGGATCTGTACGAACGTAGGGCCAGTGAAATAGGCTACCAGGGAATGTTAACGAGTGGGTTCGTAAAGGACGAAAATAATAACAAGACGTGCGTGCCGCAGGATAATACAGGTGGTGTGAAGACGGAGTTGCAGAACGATCGTAAGACTGAAGATCACAGTGAGGAAGAAGCTGAAGATGGGTCGGATTCCGAGAGTGACAATGATAGTGAAGAGTATGAAACGTCGAACACATCGAAGGAGGACTCGGAAGCGGAACAGGACGTTGGTGATGTATTATCAAAGCAGGAAGACACTCTGGATTCTATGAAAAAGTTGAAAGATGAGCAGATGCCGTCTGTGAACGGTACTGCCGATATCAAAGGTGCCATCATGTCGCAAGACGATGGCAGTGTTGTAGACAAGgtggaaaaggataaaaagttATCCGTGAAGGAACGGATATCGTTGTTTGAGACGCAGGCTGTACCTTCGCTGGAGGTGACATCGAATGGTCGCGGCACAGTCACCCCTACGATGGGTAGCCGCTTACGACCGCTCTCGAGACAGAGGCAGTTTTGCGAAGAGTCCGAGGCGGAGGACGATTCCGGCGTGACGTCGGATATGAGCAAACACATCTCAGAGGTGGAGACGGACTCCGAGTGCTTCCCGGAGATGCGCAAGATGACACGGTATCAACGTGCGGCCACACATTCCAGGTTATTTAAGCTTTTGCAGGACGAAAGTAACAACGGTGATAGCGAGGACGAGGAAGCTAGTGAAGATAATAGTAAGGAGCAGGAGCAGAACAGAAGCAACATGAAGCAACATGATGCAGGAACGCGGGAGGAAAACACGACCAATCCGAAGATGGTCATCAACCCGATCGTAAACGGTGCCAGTCGCAAGACACCAGAAGAGCCCGGCAGCATGGTGGGCAACGTGACGGAAGGAAGACGCGATCGATTAACGCTCCCGATCAGTCATCAATCGTCGTCGGGCAACGATAGTCTGTCCTCGTCTACCTCCTCAGCGTCTCCTGTATCAGGAACACTGCAGAATGAAAAACTTGCCGAAGAGCTAGTACAAAGTTTGTTGATGAAGAAGAAGGGTCGTTTGTTCCGGAATTTGCCGCTGGAAAAACTGCACGCCGCTGCCCTGAAGATTCTGCAGGAAGATCTCGAATCGAATGGTACGATCAGCTCGACGGAGGACAATATGGCGACGGTGGATTCGACACCGGCCTTAACACCGCAAGAATTTAAAAGCGAGTATCCGACCTCATACTCCGATTACTATGACACGTGGTGTAGTGATGCGGTGGTGCAGCCTAACGGTTGTTACTCGGATACCGGGTCAGACTGTGGGATGGTGAAGATGTTCCGCACCGTACCGGAACATCAGCTTGCACTCGCCAAGAAAGATTCGCGCGTAAATGCCGGCAATGGTCATTGGTCACCGAGGTGTCCACGGGTATTTAGTAACAAGAATATTCCGCGGCTGATGGGTGTACGGGAGTCAGACGTAGTGGAACCACCATCGCGCGGCTCACGACCACCATCCCGAGCGTCGAATAGCCGATCGCCGTTCACGGTCATCACACCGGCTGTCGGCATGTTTAACGCCAGCAGTCCGATGGATGATTGTCCGAACCGTGCCAACACTGCCAACCGACAGTTTAAGCTGCAGTAG